Within the Catalinimonas niigatensis genome, the region AAGGCCATCGGCCGTAGCATAGCGGATATGCCTTTGTTATGGCACGTCTTTTATTAGGTTGCAACTAATTTTCACCTATATTTCTAGAATCAATAAGTATTCCCAGTTCATCATCCAGAATGGTATTTATGAACTTATTATCTATTGCTTTTCCATCCCACTTGGTTAAAACACTTCTGGCTTTCCAAGCATATGAAGCATCTCCAATCCAGCCATATTCTCTACAAAAGATATCCGCACCTTCTGAATCAAATATTGGATTAACTGTTTCGTATTTCAGTATTTGATAATTTGAATTATTGATCTTGACTTTAAATGTGTCAATCAATTCTAATTCATCATCTACTAATTTCATGATTCCATCATCAAGGATAAACTTTCTGACATCTAATTCTCTATTCTCAGGGCTCATCCTTTCATCAAAGTATGAATAGTATATGGTATCATTTAAAGTATCTCTCATCAGTTTTAAGGGAATGACCTCGCTAATTTTATTTTTAGAGTATACAGTAAATTCTAAACTAATCGTGTCTACAGATTTCAGAATACTTGATTCTTGTATGTCTCTGCATCCAACATTCAATAAAGCAAGTATCAATACTATTTGAACAAGTTTCATTTTAAGTTACGATGTGCCATAATGGTCTGGTACAGGCATGGCCCACAGCGAAGCAAGGGTCTGGCCTGAACACTGTTGCCAGCCGTCATTTTTATTTCACTGTAAATTTATAGAAGTCAATCGGATGAAAGTATCCAAAATCTTTATCTGATTTCTTAAGTTCTTTGAATATCATTCTTAAGGTTCTACTTTCTCCTTTATATTTATCTTCATTTGCATGACGTGACCCTAGATAAATGACCGCTAATTTGTAATTGATAATTAGCCTGACAATTACCTCTATTTCCTCTTCACCATCTTTTAAATCCAGAAATAATTTGTAAAGTGTCACGCCTTGTTCATCTGAAAATAAATCAAATAGGCTGCGAGTTTTAATTATTTCAATTTCTTTTAGCTTCCATTTTAAATCATTAGTAATTGAGTCTTGTAAGTGGCTATTCCATTGATCTAGAATGGTTTGGTTAATCGAATCTACATTCTTTCCTGGATCTATTGAATAGTAACCATTCTTTTCAAGATATCTATCCAGTTCAATTATTGAGTCTTTAGTCATTTTTTATGGCTGGCAACATTGAGATAGCGCAGTATGCGGCTATTTTCCATATAGTATCCCCAAGATATGCCTTTTTATATGTTTTTTTGCATATCATGCATGAAAATAGTCAGTTTCATTAATATCCGTTTGTAAGCGTTTGTTAAACGTTTGCAAACGCTTTGTCTGTTGCATACCTTATCCTCACTATGGGTCCGGGGAACATTGTATTCCATCTTAAGTTGCTTTTTGCTACCGCTGGTATCAGAGGTCTGTCTACTCCAAACTGAGTAGAGTAAGCGTTTCATAGGGATCAAATCCGGCAAAAATGTAAGCGGTTTGCCTTGCAACATCACATTTTTGCTCCTGAATGTGGAGTTGCAGGGGATTCCATAGGCATTTTAGTGTCAAAATGTGTATTGGTAGGCGTGACAGCAGACATTTTTGCATCAAAATGCATGGGGTCCGTAAGTTTTGCACACATTTTTGTCGGTAAACGTGTGGGGTCTGTAAGTTTCATGCACATTTTTGAAACTTTGTTTTTGCTTGCTCCCGCTATTACAGGCTGTTTTGCGGCATTGATGTGCGCTGCTTTCCAATATTACATCAGTAATACATCTTTTCAGATACCTGCGCATTTCTCCCGCTGCACTGCTAATTTCATCTTCATAATGAATACCATCAAGTCATGAAGAACAACACCAATGTATTGGTATCTAAGCTTTTTGCCGAGGCGCAACGTTATATTGAAAATGCTTCGTCGCATCCTGAGATCCAGAAAAAGATGAGCCAAAACGGATTTACTCCCAAACGTTACCTGGAAGGCAGAGCGTTTCTGGATGCCGCCCGGGCTATGCAGATTGAGAAGCATCAGAAGTACGGCGAAAAGCAGGATATCGCTTCACAAATCAGAGAAGATGTCAGGATGGCCCGCCAGCAATTTATGGAGCATGTGGCGATCACCAAGTTTGCCTTCCGCAAAATGCCTTCTACCCTGGAGAAATTCAACGTGAGACTCACCTCCCGTAAGATAGAAGCCTGGCTGCTACAGGCGAGTGAATTTTATCGCACCGCTGCATTATATAGTGATAAGCTCAGCCCCCACGGCCTCAGTGCTGAAGAGATCAGCCAGTCGGCAGCTACCATAGAAGCCTTGTCTGCCTCACGCAACCAGCGGATCATGAAAAAGGGAGATGCCGAAGAGGCTACCCGCCTGCGGGATCAGTCGCTCAAAGCCCTGAGAATCTGGATGCAGGACTTTCGTGGCATCGCCAAAGTGGCATTGCGCGATACTCCCCAGCTATTGGAAGTTTTGGGTATGGTGGTGAAGACGCAGAAGGTGTGAGAAGCGGGAAGATGGAAGTGGGATGTTCAATGCCCTATTCAGTTGCATGAGTTAGATGATACGTTTGTATGAAAGCTTATGCTGATGTATGGCTGAGCATGCTGGTATGAAAAAAAAAGGTTTGCGCCTAAACTCTTGGCAGGCGCAGGCTCTTTTAGTAGCGTAACAATATGTTTTTGTGAATCATTTTTTGACTGTGTATGCTACCATCCTTCAAACCTGCTGAGACACTTTCGCCTGAACAACAGCAGAAAGCCCTGCAGTGGGTACTCAGAGACGGCCTGGCCGCCCAGGCTTTGACGACGCTCACCGGTGGTGCTTTTCTGGTGTCTTTTGCCATACTGCTGGGTGCCAGCAATGCCCAGATCGGACTGATCGCCGCCATTCCTACCGTGGCCAATATCTTCCAGCTTTCTACCGTACGTATCCTCCGCAGGATACAAAACCGCAAGCTGCTTACTGTCAGTGCTTCTTTCTTCGGAAGGCTTATGTATTTGCCCATCGCTCTCTTGCCCTTGTGGCTGGATATGCATGTGCTGAGCATCGTGATTCTGCTGCTCATGCTGCATCATAGCCTGGGCGCGATCTCTGCCGGGAGCTGGAGTGCCTGGATGCGCGACCTGATTCCCGGCGACAGGCTGGGAGGATTTTTCTCTCATCGTCTGGCTATCTCCCAGACCTTGGGCGTGGTGCTGAGCCTGGCGGCAGCCTTTTCCCTGGACTATGTAGAGCTGCGCCTGCCCGACTGGCAGCTGGAAAGCTATGCCTGGCTCTTTGGAGCAGGAGCTTTGTGTGGCATGTTGAGCGTATACCTTCTTTATCGTACGCCTGAACCCCGGATGCAGCCTTTAGAAACTGATATCTTTGCTTTGCTGAGAAAACCTTTCCAGCATCTGAATTTCAGAAACCTGATCATCTATCAGGCTACCTGGAACTTTGCGGTGAACCTGGCGGCTCCTTTCTTTACGGTATACCTGCTCAAGCGCCTGGACTACAGCCTGACTTATGTGATTGCGTTTACAGTCTTGAGCCAGCTATGTACGATCTTTTTTCTGCGCCTCTGGGGCCGTTATGCGGATACCTACAGCAACAAAGCAGTGCTGGGCATCTGTGCCCCACTCTATCTGTTTTCTATCCTCCTCTGGACGTTTACTACCCTGCCTGATGCCTATTGGTTTACCCTGCCGCTGCTGGTGATTATCCATATTCTGGGCGGCATTGCTACGGCAGGCACCAGTCTGGCGGCCAGCAGTATCGGGCTTAAGCTGTCACCGCAGGGAGATGCCATTGCCTATCTATCGGTGATGAGCTTTATCAATTCCGCTTCGGCAGGGCTGGCACCCATAGTCGGAGGACTGTTTGCCGATTTCTTCCTGAACAAGCAGCTCTCCTTCAACATCAGCTGGATGAGTGGAGAAGAACTGACGGTACTGAATGCCCTGAGCTTTGAGCAGTGGGATTTCTTCTTCGTGATCTCTTTCCTGCTGGGCTTATATGCCCTGCATCGCCTGGCTTACATTGAAGAGATGGGAACAAAATCCGAAGGCAAGCTGCTGAAAGAAATCCGCAGGGAGATACAGCGGGAAATGCAGAATCTCTCTACCGTATCCGGCCTGCGTTCTATGGTACATCTGCCTTTCTCACTCTATCAGGTGCTCTCCAAAAAGAAGTAAGTTAGGTTAGTTACACCATTGAAAGCTTCAATAGAACATTGAAGTTTTCAACCAGCTATCCTTAACCCTTACGAGGGATGACACTTTGCAACATTTCTTTAAAAGTCTGACGAATGATACCCCGCTCCTTTGGATCGCCTTTGATCAATGCCTTACTGTATTTCATGGCTTGCTCAAA harbors:
- a CDS encoding MFS transporter, with protein sequence MLPSFKPAETLSPEQQQKALQWVLRDGLAAQALTTLTGGAFLVSFAILLGASNAQIGLIAAIPTVANIFQLSTVRILRRIQNRKLLTVSASFFGRLMYLPIALLPLWLDMHVLSIVILLLMLHHSLGAISAGSWSAWMRDLIPGDRLGGFFSHRLAISQTLGVVLSLAAAFSLDYVELRLPDWQLESYAWLFGAGALCGMLSVYLLYRTPEPRMQPLETDIFALLRKPFQHLNFRNLIIYQATWNFAVNLAAPFFTVYLLKRLDYSLTYVIAFTVLSQLCTIFFLRLWGRYADTYSNKAVLGICAPLYLFSILLWTFTTLPDAYWFTLPLLVIIHILGGIATAGTSLAASSIGLKLSPQGDAIAYLSVMSFINSASAGLAPIVGGLFADFFLNKQLSFNISWMSGEELTVLNALSFEQWDFFFVISFLLGLYALHRLAYIEEMGTKSEGKLLKEIRREIQREMQNLSTVSGLRSMVHLPFSLYQVLSKKK